A window of Opitutus sp. ER46 contains these coding sequences:
- a CDS encoding transposase gives MRRARIKVNSEREPGVYHLISRTVNGEWMFGTTDKEILRRQMWQVADFAGVEILTYAIMSNHFHLLVRVPQRPELSDAELLRRYAVLYPKPTKHQVARLEVIQAGLAANTPAAQAWRERQRALMYDVSQYMKLLKERFSIWYNARHRRFGPVWADRFKSQLLEGKERVVQTVAAYIDLNCVRAGISKDPKDYRFCWYAEAVSGHVTARQGLQSVVGGNWEQAQCSYRLLLFTSGGAPRDGKASLPVEQVRAAVEAGGKLSLPDVLRCRIRYFSEGLVLGGREFVDEHVAAYRTKHSQTHRVKRHDLPDPGWGEIAGLRPLRGALLS, from the coding sequence ATGCGGCGCGCGCGGATCAAAGTGAACTCGGAGCGGGAGCCGGGCGTGTACCACTTGATCAGCCGGACGGTGAACGGGGAGTGGATGTTTGGCACGACCGACAAGGAGATCCTGCGGCGGCAGATGTGGCAGGTGGCAGACTTCGCCGGGGTTGAGATCCTCACCTATGCCATCATGTCGAATCACTTTCATCTGCTGGTGCGGGTGCCGCAGCGGCCGGAGCTTTCGGACGCGGAACTGCTCCGGCGCTACGCGGTGCTTTATCCGAAACCGACCAAGCACCAAGTTGCGCGGCTGGAGGTGATCCAGGCCGGGCTGGCGGCGAACACCCCTGCCGCGCAGGCGTGGCGCGAGCGGCAGCGGGCGTTGATGTACGACGTATCTCAGTACATGAAGCTGCTGAAGGAGCGTTTCTCGATCTGGTACAACGCCCGACATCGGCGGTTTGGACCCGTGTGGGCGGATCGGTTCAAGAGCCAGTTGCTTGAGGGCAAGGAGCGGGTCGTCCAGACTGTGGCGGCGTATATCGATCTCAACTGCGTCCGCGCCGGAATCTCGAAGGATCCGAAGGACTACCGGTTCTGCTGGTACGCTGAGGCGGTGAGCGGCCATGTCACCGCGCGCCAAGGCCTGCAGTCGGTGGTGGGTGGAAACTGGGAGCAGGCGCAGTGCAGTTATCGGCTGCTGCTGTTCACGAGCGGCGGCGCGCCGCGCGACGGGAAGGCATCGCTCCCAGTCGAGCAGGTGCGGGCTGCGGTGGAAGCCGGCGGGAAACTGAGCCTGCCCGATGTGCTCCGCTGCCGGATCCGGTATTTCAGCGAGGGGCTCGTCCTGGGTGGGCGGGAATTCGTCGACGAACATGTCGCCGCGTACCGGACGAAGCACAGCCAGACCCATCGAGTGAAGCGCCATGACCTGCCGGACCCCGGATGGGGTGAAATCGCCGGCTTGCGACCGCTTCGCGGAGCCTTGCTGAGCTGA
- a CDS encoding DUF2721 domain-containing protein, producing the protein MNPTLPALIFPAISLLFLAYTNRFLGLTSVARGMLREHLAHPAPHWEVQLVNIRRRLHLIRRMQMLGVASCILAALSMGALSHNFPIVGQVFFVGSLACFVSSLGICVHEIKLSIDAIEVEFRRAHVPMN; encoded by the coding sequence ATGAATCCCACCCTTCCGGCCCTGATTTTTCCCGCAATCTCGCTGCTGTTCCTCGCGTATACGAACCGCTTTCTCGGCCTGACGAGTGTCGCGCGCGGGATGCTGCGCGAGCACCTGGCGCATCCGGCGCCGCACTGGGAGGTGCAGCTGGTGAACATCCGGCGGCGGCTGCACCTGATCCGGCGGATGCAGATGCTCGGCGTGGCGTCGTGCATCCTCGCGGCGCTGTCGATGGGCGCGCTATCCCACAATTTTCCGATCGTCGGTCAGGTCTTCTTCGTCGGCTCGCTGGCGTGCTTTGTCTCCTCGCTCGGCATCTGCGTGCACGAGATCAAGCTCTCGATCGACGCGATCGAGGTCGAGTTCCGCCGCGCCCACGTGCCGATGAACTGA